The Leishmania braziliensis MHOM/BR/75/M2904 complete genome, chromosome 10 genome contains a region encoding:
- a CDS encoding amastin translates to MACNVAAVLYAIFQFIAFIFVLVATPLDMFRVKDLGRFGSTPCLTLWGGKENCNDLKSDTSYHELWSFCPGRLARFRMAEVFAVISIFVYGLAALFGFIVLFCCSFFHWICLALNITGVVTVCVVWVLMVFDYYNAEDLCPAINTRFDFGNGFGLFVAAWCLNLVNTVLLLLQCRARDPSESGGPSESGDPSERRGAKE, encoded by the coding sequence ATGGCGTGCAACGTCGCGGCTGTGCTCTACGCGATCTTCCAGTTCATCGCGTTCATCTTTGTGCTCGTGGCCACGCCCCTCGACATGTTTCGCGTGAAGGATTTGGGTAGATTTGGCAGCACGCCTTGCCTGACACTGTGGGGCGGGAAGGAGAACTGCAACGACTTAAAGAGCGACACCAGCTATCACGAATTGTGGTCCTTCTGCCCCGGACGCCTTGCTAGGTTTCGCATGGCTGAGGTGTTCGCTGTCATCTCCATCTTCGTGTACGGCTTGGCGGCCCTCTTCGGTTTCATTGTGCTGTTCTGCTGCTCGTTCTTCCACTGGATCTGCCTTGCGCTCAACATCACTGGAGTTGTCACGGTGTGCGTCGTGTGGGTGCTCATGGTGTTTGACTACTACAACGCCGAGGACCTTTGCCCGGCCATCAACACCCGCTTTGACTTCGGTAACGGCTTCGGGCTGTTTGTGGCGGCCTGGTGCCTGAACCTCGTCAACACCGTGCTCTTGCTTCTCCAGTGTCGGGCCAGGGACCCGAGTGAGAGCGGGGGCCCGAGTGAGAGCGGGGACCCGAGTGAGCGCAGGGGCGCGAAGGAATAG